Proteins found in one Exiguobacterium sp. 9-2 genomic segment:
- the nusB gene encoding transcription antitermination factor NusB: MKRHMARELAVQSLFQMELSDLTAQEAIEFAVEGKEYDTFVEQLVNGVETNKETIDQHIREALVNWSFERLGNIERTILRLAVYELLFETNIPVRVTINEAIELTKAFADEEATKIVNGVLGKVAQGVVKENS, encoded by the coding sequence ATGAAACGACACATGGCACGCGAACTCGCAGTCCAATCTTTGTTCCAAATGGAACTTTCGGATCTGACTGCACAAGAGGCCATTGAATTCGCGGTAGAAGGTAAGGAATACGATACATTCGTCGAGCAATTGGTGAACGGTGTCGAAACGAACAAAGAAACAATTGATCAGCATATTCGAGAAGCACTCGTCAACTGGTCGTTCGAGCGACTTGGAAACATCGAGCGGACGATTCTTCGCTTAGCCGTCTATGAATTGTTGTTCGAAACGAACATTCCGGTTCGAGTAACGATTAACGAAGCCATCGAATTGACGAAGGCGTTCGCAGATGAAGAAGCAACGAAAATTGTGAACGGTGTTCTTGGTAAAGTGGCACAAGGCGTCGTCAAAGAAAATTCATAA
- the folD gene encoding bifunctional methylenetetrahydrofolate dehydrogenase/methenyltetrahydrofolate cyclohydrolase FolD, with product MAVVIDGKQVAHSYRMKLKEEVARLKEQRIQPQLTVILIGEDPASQSYVRGKEKAAKEIGMDSELIRLPAETTESELLHLIERLNVDASVHGILVQLPLPDHIDESKVIFAISPEKDVDGFHPVSVGKMMIGEPTFLPCTPNGILHLVKEMNVPIAGQHVVVVGRSQIVGKPVGMLFLNESATVSYCHSKTADLGAMTRQADILIVAVGVPKLITADMVKPDAVVIDVGVNRVDGKLVGDVDFDTVQDVASMITPVPGGVGPMTITMLLHNTIEAAQ from the coding sequence ATGGCAGTAGTAATCGATGGAAAACAGGTAGCCCATTCATATCGTATGAAGCTGAAAGAAGAAGTCGCACGTCTGAAAGAACAGCGGATTCAACCGCAATTGACTGTCATCTTGATTGGTGAAGATCCAGCTAGTCAATCTTATGTACGCGGAAAAGAGAAGGCAGCGAAGGAAATCGGAATGGATTCAGAGTTGATCCGACTTCCGGCAGAAACAACGGAATCAGAACTCCTTCATTTGATTGAACGCCTGAACGTAGATGCGAGTGTCCACGGGATTCTCGTTCAATTGCCGTTGCCAGACCATATTGATGAGAGCAAGGTCATTTTTGCGATTTCTCCTGAAAAGGACGTCGATGGCTTCCATCCTGTCTCTGTCGGGAAGATGATGATTGGTGAACCGACATTTTTACCATGTACACCAAATGGTATTCTCCATCTCGTAAAAGAGATGAATGTACCGATCGCGGGTCAGCACGTCGTTGTCGTCGGACGGAGTCAAATCGTCGGAAAACCCGTCGGTATGTTGTTCTTGAATGAATCGGCTACCGTTTCATACTGTCATTCAAAAACTGCAGACCTCGGTGCGATGACACGCCAAGCGGATATCTTGATCGTCGCAGTCGGTGTACCGAAGCTGATTACTGCAGATATGGTGAAACCGGATGCTGTCGTCATTGACGTCGGTGTCAACCGTGTCGATGGTAAACTCGTCGGTGATGTTGATTTTGATACGGTACAAGACGTTGCATCGATGATTACACCTGTTCCGGGTGGCGTTGGTCCAATGACGATCACGATGTTACTGCATAACACGATCGAGGCCGCGCAATGA
- the xseA gene encoding exodeoxyribonuclease VII large subunit has protein sequence MSEPLHVSDLVHYVKRELEGDALLQQVQVVGEVSNFKRHSSGHLYFTLKDEQSRMKAVMFARDASRVKTDIRDGMRVVVTARLSVYVSSGEMQLYVERMTEDGVGALYEAFSRLKIDLEERGWFDPAIKQPLPAFPDRIGIITSPKGAALHDIATTLRRRYPQAAIVFAPVLVQGADAAPQISRAIQLMNEHAACDVLIIGRGGGSIEELWAFNEMSVVTAVFESRIPIVSAVGHETDFTISDFVADVRAATPTAAAELVTPEAEALVRRVQDVERRLERTYTQLLKSKQEQVTRLAASYGLKSPRVLLGLKQEQLDRTEMLLQKEMQYIVTQNRQQVERLHARLMRIPVRDRFVQQRATIEQSRRRLEIVRRLLQSKQQQVRHVLARLDSVSPTHVLMRGYTYVEQDGQIVRSAKALTASSFDIRFHDGTIRAKREDGE, from the coding sequence ATGAGTGAACCTCTTCACGTTTCCGATTTAGTCCACTATGTCAAACGTGAACTAGAAGGTGACGCCCTTCTACAACAAGTCCAGGTGGTGGGAGAAGTGTCGAACTTTAAACGACACTCTTCCGGTCACCTTTATTTTACGTTGAAGGACGAACAGTCACGGATGAAAGCCGTCATGTTTGCTCGGGATGCGAGTCGGGTCAAGACAGACATACGCGACGGCATGCGTGTCGTCGTCACGGCACGCTTATCTGTCTACGTCTCTTCTGGAGAAATGCAACTCTATGTCGAACGGATGACGGAAGATGGTGTGGGCGCGTTATACGAGGCGTTTTCTCGCCTGAAAATAGATCTTGAAGAACGTGGTTGGTTTGATCCTGCGATCAAACAACCGTTGCCTGCTTTTCCGGATCGGATCGGGATCATCACATCGCCAAAAGGAGCGGCGCTTCATGACATTGCAACGACACTCCGGCGTCGTTATCCGCAAGCAGCCATCGTCTTCGCGCCGGTTCTTGTACAAGGAGCAGACGCGGCACCCCAAATCAGTCGTGCTATTCAACTGATGAACGAGCATGCTGCCTGTGATGTGTTGATCATTGGTCGTGGTGGCGGTTCGATCGAAGAGTTGTGGGCATTCAATGAAATGTCTGTCGTGACAGCCGTGTTTGAATCACGTATCCCAATCGTCTCTGCTGTCGGACATGAGACTGATTTTACGATCAGTGATTTCGTCGCCGACGTTCGTGCTGCTACACCAACAGCGGCGGCAGAACTTGTCACTCCGGAAGCAGAGGCACTCGTCCGTCGTGTCCAGGATGTAGAGCGACGTTTGGAACGAACGTATACACAACTCCTTAAGAGTAAACAGGAGCAAGTGACACGTCTAGCCGCGAGTTACGGTCTTAAATCGCCACGTGTTTTACTCGGACTAAAGCAGGAACAACTGGACCGGACGGAAATGTTGCTCCAAAAAGAGATGCAGTATATCGTGACTCAAAACCGACAGCAGGTGGAGCGTCTTCACGCACGTTTAATGCGAATACCAGTACGTGATCGATTCGTACAACAACGAGCAACGATTGAACAGTCGCGTCGTCGACTCGAAATCGTGCGTCGGCTTTTGCAATCGAAACAACAACAAGTGCGTCATGTGCTCGCGCGACTCGACTCCGTCAGTCCGACGCATGTCCTGATGCGCGGCTATACGTATGTCGAACAGGATGGACAAATTGTTCGTTCCGCGAAGGCATTAACAGCGTCTTCGTTCGATATCCGATTCCATGATGGAACGATTCGTGCCAAACGAGAGGATGGGGAGTAA
- the xseB gene encoding exodeoxyribonuclease VII small subunit, whose amino-acid sequence METEQSFEEALERLEEIVTLLEEGEAPLEQAMALYEEGVKLTALCQGKLSVAEKKLDQILEQDGTLREKGGAQ is encoded by the coding sequence ATGGAGACGGAACAATCTTTTGAAGAAGCACTAGAACGACTAGAAGAGATCGTCACGTTACTCGAAGAGGGCGAAGCTCCGCTAGAACAAGCGATGGCTCTTTATGAAGAGGGCGTCAAATTGACAGCTCTTTGCCAAGGAAAGTTATCCGTTGCTGAGAAAAAACTCGATCAGATCCTGGAGCAAGATGGTACGCTGCGGGAAAAAGGAGGAGCACAATGA
- a CDS encoding polyprenyl synthetase family protein: protein MIALHEWKTQVENKMAEFMERLDAPDRLRDSMRYSLDAGGKRIRPALIYAVLDAFSIDRSKGDATAAALEMIHTYSLIHDDLPAMDDDDLRRGRPTNHIAFDEATAILAGDALLTNAFSCLLETPASPEVKLALVERLAAAAGASGMVGGQLDDMLGERGGINDVAKLESIHRRKTGALLVFAVEAGGLLAAVSPTDLEHLHQYGRHLGIAFQIQDDILDVTGDAEKIGKPVGSDEENEKATYPKLLGLEGAKRALTAQVEAAEQAIEALSVEATTLKELLDFVVKRDH, encoded by the coding sequence ATGATTGCCTTGCATGAATGGAAGACACAAGTCGAAAACAAAATGGCAGAGTTCATGGAGCGACTCGATGCACCCGACCGTTTACGTGACTCAATGCGGTATTCACTTGATGCTGGTGGGAAACGGATTCGTCCGGCCTTGATTTATGCAGTACTCGATGCCTTTTCAATCGACCGCTCAAAAGGAGATGCTACTGCTGCGGCACTTGAGATGATTCATACATATTCGCTGATTCATGATGACCTTCCAGCAATGGACGATGATGATCTCCGTAGAGGTCGTCCGACGAATCATATTGCTTTTGATGAAGCGACAGCGATTTTAGCAGGGGACGCATTGCTCACGAACGCATTCAGCTGCCTCCTTGAGACACCAGCTTCGCCAGAAGTGAAGCTTGCGCTCGTCGAACGATTAGCGGCGGCGGCAGGAGCTTCTGGTATGGTCGGCGGACAACTCGATGATATGCTCGGTGAGCGTGGTGGCATAAATGATGTAGCGAAGCTAGAATCGATTCATCGTCGAAAAACAGGAGCACTTCTCGTCTTTGCGGTCGAAGCAGGCGGGTTGCTCGCCGCAGTTAGTCCGACAGATCTTGAGCACCTGCATCAATATGGTCGCCATCTCGGCATTGCTTTTCAAATTCAAGATGACATCTTAGACGTGACAGGAGATGCTGAAAAAATCGGCAAGCCGGTTGGTAGCGATGAAGAAAATGAAAAAGCGACGTATCCGAAACTCCTCGGTCTTGAAGGTGCGAAACGTGCACTGACAGCTCAGGTAGAAGCAGCAGAACAGGCGATTGAAGCACTATCGGTCGAAGCGACGACACTTAAGGAACTGCTAGACTTCGTGGTCAAGCGTGACCATTAA
- the dxs gene encoding 1-deoxy-D-xylulose-5-phosphate synthase: MKLTEIQDPSFLKRMSVSELEVFAGDIRRFLIEELATTGGHLAPNLGVVELTLALHREFDSPNDKFVWDVGHQAYVHKILTGRASQFDTLRQHKGLCGFPKRNESVHDVWETGHSSTSLSAAMGIAVSNELSGKDDRAVAIIGDGALTGGMALEALNHIGAEQQNVIVILNDNEMSIAPNVGAMHQMLGRIRSSRKVRFAQDELEALIKKIPVIGGRLEKGSEKLKEAVKGALVPGMFFEELGFNYYGPVDGHDLNDLIEQLNYVKKEEGPVLLHVITKKGKGYRPAEFDGVGTWHGLGPYKMESGEVIKGKSKAPSYSFTVADTLTKMARDDEKLTLITPAMSVGSKLDCFEKEFPERMFDVGIAEQHAVTFAAGQATQGMKPVVSIYSTFFQRAYDQLVHDVARQNLDVTFTIDRSGLVGADGETHQGVFDIAFMRHVPNIRIVMAKDENELQHLLYSAVKYEGPIAVRFPRGEGLGVPMDETLHEISLDTWEVEREGTDVAILAFGPQVQDALKIADLLAGELSVRVINARTIKPLDEKMLNALYAEGIPLVTLEEAVLKGGFGSAVLEHANEQEAFPRVKRFGIPDWYIEHGGVNELLEEIGLLPGQIAEEVRAFVNQGKKQSV, from the coding sequence ATGAAATTGACAGAAATACAGGATCCGTCATTTTTAAAGCGTATGTCGGTCTCCGAACTCGAAGTTTTCGCAGGCGATATTCGACGCTTTTTGATTGAAGAATTAGCGACGACAGGTGGGCACTTGGCACCGAATCTTGGAGTCGTCGAGTTAACGCTTGCACTGCATCGTGAATTTGACAGTCCAAATGACAAGTTCGTCTGGGACGTCGGACACCAAGCCTATGTGCACAAGATTCTCACAGGACGCGCGAGCCAGTTTGATACGCTCCGTCAGCATAAAGGACTTTGTGGATTTCCGAAACGCAATGAAAGCGTGCATGACGTCTGGGAGACAGGGCATAGCTCGACGTCCTTGTCAGCAGCAATGGGGATTGCTGTTTCAAACGAATTGAGCGGTAAGGATGACCGCGCAGTCGCGATCATCGGTGACGGGGCGTTAACAGGCGGTATGGCCCTCGAAGCATTGAATCACATCGGAGCAGAGCAACAAAACGTCATCGTCATCTTAAATGATAACGAGATGTCGATTGCACCAAACGTCGGTGCGATGCATCAAATGCTAGGACGGATTCGTTCATCGCGAAAAGTACGTTTTGCGCAAGACGAGCTTGAAGCATTGATCAAAAAGATTCCGGTCATTGGCGGACGTTTGGAAAAAGGAAGCGAGAAATTGAAAGAAGCCGTCAAGGGAGCGCTCGTTCCTGGGATGTTCTTTGAAGAACTTGGTTTCAACTATTACGGTCCGGTCGATGGACACGATCTTAATGATTTGATCGAACAGCTCAATTACGTGAAAAAAGAAGAAGGACCTGTCCTGCTTCATGTCATCACAAAAAAAGGGAAAGGTTATCGTCCGGCAGAGTTTGACGGGGTCGGTACATGGCACGGTCTTGGACCATACAAGATGGAGTCCGGCGAAGTCATCAAAGGAAAATCAAAAGCACCAAGTTATTCCTTTACGGTAGCGGATACCTTGACGAAGATGGCACGCGACGATGAAAAGCTGACGTTGATCACACCAGCGATGAGTGTTGGCTCAAAACTCGATTGTTTTGAAAAAGAATTCCCAGAGCGGATGTTTGACGTTGGGATCGCGGAACAACATGCTGTCACGTTCGCAGCTGGTCAAGCGACGCAAGGCATGAAACCCGTTGTATCAATCTACTCGACGTTCTTCCAGCGCGCATACGATCAACTCGTGCATGACGTGGCCCGTCAAAATCTGGACGTAACGTTTACGATTGACCGATCAGGTCTTGTTGGAGCAGATGGAGAGACACACCAAGGGGTCTTCGATATTGCTTTCATGCGCCACGTGCCGAATATTCGAATCGTCATGGCAAAGGATGAGAATGAACTACAGCACTTGCTCTATTCAGCTGTTAAATACGAAGGACCAATCGCCGTTCGTTTCCCGCGTGGCGAAGGACTTGGTGTACCAATGGATGAGACATTGCATGAAATTTCGCTCGATACGTGGGAAGTTGAACGTGAAGGAACAGATGTCGCCATCCTTGCATTCGGACCACAAGTGCAAGACGCGCTCAAAATCGCAGATCTCTTAGCAGGCGAATTATCAGTTCGTGTCATCAATGCCCGGACGATCAAACCGCTTGATGAGAAGATGCTGAACGCTCTTTACGCAGAGGGAATTCCACTTGTGACACTGGAAGAAGCCGTCCTAAAAGGTGGATTCGGATCAGCTGTCCTTGAGCATGCGAACGAGCAGGAAGCATTCCCACGCGTCAAACGCTTCGGTATTCCGGATTGGTATATCGAGCACGGCGGTGTGAATGAGTTGCTGGAAGAAATTGGACTATTACCTGGACAAATCGCAGAAGAAGTACGCGCTTTCGTCAATCAAGGAAAGAAACAGAGTGTGTGA